From Papilio machaon chromosome 2, ilPapMach1.1, whole genome shotgun sequence, the proteins below share one genomic window:
- the LOC106714366 gene encoding probable hydroxyacid-oxoacid transhydrogenase, mitochondrial codes for MSSRKRVFDLLRTINIASCQCPAHGYRGNVQVSNITPSKDYAFEIKCSTVRYGLGVTQEVGMDLVNLGAKNVCVMTDPNVVSLSPMKAVLDSLVRNGISYSVYDKVRVEPTDTSLKHAIDFAKRGGFDSYVAVGGGSVMDTCKAANLYACNPDADFLDYVNQPVGKGKTTMEPLKPVIAIPTTSGTGSETTGMSIFDYEEIKAKTGIAHSALRPLLALIDPLNTLSVPQTVANFAGFDIFCHALESFTAIPYTERGPAPSNPALRPVYQGSNPISDVWARFCLQCLNKYFERSVYNAEDIEARSSMHLAATMAGVGIGNAGVHLCHGLAYPIAGNVKDYVPKDYGTEPMIPHGLAVVLTAPSVFRFTAPSDPDKHLEAAAILGADVTGKKQADAGRVLSDTILKYMDVMKVENGLNAIGYSAQDIPQLVKGALPQHRLLKIAPIPQSEEDLSKILEDSLTLY; via the exons atgtctTCACGTAAAAGAGTATTTGATTTACTGAGAACAATAAATATTGCATC TTGCCAATGTCCGGCGCATGGCTACCGAGGGAATGTTCAAGTTTCAAACATAACTCCTAGTAAGGATTATGCTTTCGAG ATAAAATGTTCGACTGTACGCTATGGATTAGGTGTGACCCAGGAAGTTGGGATGGACTTGGTTAATTTGGGCgctaaaaatgtttgtgttatGACGGACCCTAATGTAGTATCTTTGAGTCCTATGAAAGCAGTTCTGGATTCTCTTGTCAGGAATGGGATAAGCTACAGTGTTTATGACAAAGTTCGTGTGGAGCCTACAGACACAAG tttaaaacatgCAATAGATTTCGCGAAGCGCGGCGGCTTCGACAGCTACGTGGCTGTGGGGGGCGGTTCGGTGATGGACACGTGCAAGGCTGCCAACCTTTACGCCTGCAACCCGGACGCCGACTTCCTGGACTACGTCAACCAGCCGGTAGGCAAAGGCAAAACCACCATGGAACCACtcaagcctgtcattgcaa TACCAACTACCAGTGGGACGGGTAGTGAGACGACGGGAATGAGTATATTCGATTACGAAGAGATAAAGGCAAAGACAGGTATCGCACACAGCGCCTTACGTCCTCTACTGGCTCTGATAGACCCTCTGAACACACTAAGTGTACCACAAACAGTGGCAAACTTCGCGGGTTTTGACATCTTCTGTCATGCTCTGGAGAGTTTTACAGCTATACCATACACTGAACGAGGTCCTGCTCCGTCTAATCCCGCTCTGCGACCTGTCTATCAAGGCAGTAACCCTATATCGGATGTGTGGGCTAGATTCTGCCTTCAG TGCCTTAACAAATACTTCGAGCGGTCAGTATACAACGCGGAGGATATAGAAGCACGTTCAAGCATGCACTTAGCCGCCACCATGGCCGGAGTAGGCATCGGCAACGCTGGCGTGCATCTCTGTCATGGACTTGCCTATCCCATCGCGGGGAATGTCAAAGATTACGTCCCGAAGGACTACGG TACAGAGCCAATGATACCACACGGTTTAGCGGTGGTATTAACTGCGCCATCGGTCTTCCGCTTCACCGCGCCGAGTGATCCCGACAAGCATCTAGAGGCGGCGGCCATATTGGGCGCTGACGTCACAGGCAAGAAACAAGCCGACGCTGGCCGAGTCCTCTCCGACACTATACTGAAGTATATGGATGTAATGAAAGTGGAGAATGGCTTGAACGCTATTGGGTATTCTGCACAAGATATACCACAGCTAGTGAAGGGAGCTTTACCGCAG CATCGTTTGTTAAAGATCGCTCCGATCCCGCAATCTGAAGAAGATTTATCGAAAATTCTCGAAGACTCTCTGACGCTCTActaa
- the LOC106714432 gene encoding uncharacterized protein LOC106714432 produces the protein MGARSRKLLLLLAACALAASEPLNKTAIKSDMATDTIFQYEDYDSAEDQEVLFSEDRPCPRDCICTVSQGYRIAKCNRLEVGTQKFGDDITDLVIENADPTFPINLDDFIFKKLGLHQIATIKIVNSTIGFVGPNAFHGLHELYAVNLSNNKLKTLHPETFANNKKLLLLTLSNNQLKFPEAGSHDYFLNASSVQELDVSYCNMKYITDSTFKNMPGLMYLNVAGNNLTDMDANTFKKLLDLEELDLSDNNIKSLPEDIFSENTELATLHIQRNPIDSVYGLQISDLLTLNAGQTNIKFIGPSMFNGMTYIANLNLSGNSIEKIHNQAFHKLVELNYLDLSYNDLDFISGYLIKENIELDIFKISNNPRLKHLPAEGFNCSAEQFNIYLFDASNCGLEEIENDSLKTFTALSQINLSGNKIKSISTEVFSRCPRLVDINLAYNKLTTLEVKVFEKNKDLGKLNLQGNPLKVLSAEIFVFTPILTTLDMSHAELTSLWKMEKNLPTTLLNNLSFLNVSHNRITEIKQTELNSLNKLRTLDIGNNPLACSRDFENLMTWLSNRKVSPNANSANIANLAKDAKDEDGTYSWEFLTKKTCGTAISHPVEPLPPVSDEEIWERIDKDAEGNFDLKDTLDDGKLADDTAVNEDNAKENADDDSNDADDEADDEEEDEDDEEDDSGEDYEDGDVDLKVKLIEKPAATPSTYKPVSTEQTQTEKIKIDIKLLENDNVYDDLEPDVEVLPYGTEEHGRYGYLWPILIAVLGALLLLVVVAKVVMMMCSKKSKQIRYNSAIIAAMSHPGRTKKDCGLVYQQLTEDLTGPRTPKLSRYAPLHNVTVNAANMSYESSPFHHSNIVPEAV, from the coding sequence ATGGGGGCGAGGTCCCGGAAGTTGCTGCTTCTACTGGCGGCGTGCGCGCTGGCCGCCAGCGAGCCTTTAAACAAAACGGCCATAAAGTCCGACATGGCCACCGACACTATTTTCCAATACGAGGACTATGACTCCGCCGAAGATCAAGAGGTGTTGTTCAGCGAAGACAGGCCCTGCCCCAGAGATTGCATATGCACTGTATCCCAAGGATATAGGATAGCCAAGTGCAACCGTCTCGAAGTCGGTACGCAGAAATTCGGCGACGACATCACCGATCTTGTGATTGAAAATGCCGATCCCACGTTCCCCATAAATCTTgacgattttattttcaagaagCTCGGTCTCCACCAAATTGCGACCATTAAGATTGTCAACAGCACCATCGGGTTCGTGGGCCCCAACGCGTTCCATGGCCTGCACGAGCTGTACGCGGTCAACTTGTCCAATAACAAACTAAAAACTTTACACCCGGAAACCTTCGCCAACAACAAAAAGTTATTACTGTTAACGCTTTCGAACAACCAATTAAAATTCCCCGAAGCGGGATCACACGACTATTTCCTTAACGCATCATCTGTTCAAGAACTTGATGTTTCTTACTGCAACATGAAATATATTACCGATAGTACATTCAAAAACATGCCGGGCCTCATGTACCTAAATGTAGCCGGTAACAACCTCACCGACATGGACGCGAACACTTTTAAGAAGCTGCTCGACTTAGAGGAGCTAGATTTGAGTGacaataacattaaatctCTACCGGAGGACATATTTTCTGAAAATACAGAGCTGGCAACGCTCCATATTCAAAGGAATCCAATCGACTCAGTCTACGGTCTTCAGATTTCAGACCTACTCACTCTGAACGCCGGTCAgaccaatattaaatttattgggCCTTCCATGTTCAACGGCATGACTTATATAGCGAATCTCAATTTAAGCGGAAATAGCATTGAGAAAATTCATAACCAAGCATTCCACAAGCTCgttgaattaaattacttgGACCTCTCTTACAACGATTTGGACTTCATTTCCGGATATCTTATCAAAGAAAACATTGAGcttgacatatttaaaatttcaaacaatccCAGACTAAAGCATTTGCCTGCGGAAGGTTTTAATTGTTCCGCGGAACAGTTTAACATTTATCTGTTTGATGCATCCAACTGTGGACttgaagaaattgaaaatgacTCGTTAAAGACATTTACGGCTTTATCGCAAATTAATCTCTCcggaaataaaatcaaatcgaTTAGCACCGAGGTATTTTCTCGATGCCCAAGACTAGTCGACATTAACCTTgcttacaataaattaaccaCGTTAGAGGTTAAAGTTTTTGAGAAAAACAAGGATCTAGGAAAGCTTAATCTTCAAGGTAATCCATTGAAAGTTCTATCAGCCGAAATCTTTGTTTTCACACCAATTTTGACTACGCTCGATATGAGCCATGCTGAGTTGACCTCTCTCTGGAAGATGGAAAAGAACCTTCCGACAACCCTTCTCAATAACTTGAGCTTCTTGAACGTTTCGCATAATCGCATCACCGAGATCAAACAAACCGAACTAAACAGCTTAAACAAACTACGTACGCTAGACATCGGCAATAATCCTCTAGCTTGCAGTCGTGACTTTGAGAACCTAATGACTTGGCTCAGTAACCGCAAAGTGTCACCAAACGCTAACTCTGCCAATATCGCTAACTTAGCTAAAGACGCAAAGGACGAGGACGGTACATATAGTTGGGAGTTCCTCACGAAGAAAACTTGTGGCACTGCAATATCTCATCCGGTCGAACCCTTGCCGCCTGTATCCGACGAAGAAATATGGGAGAGGATCGACAAAGACGCCGAAGGAAACTTCGATTTGAAAGACACCCTCGACGACGGGAAGCTTGCCGACGACACCGCCGTAAATGAAGATAACGCCAAAGAGAACGCGGACGACGACAGCAACGACGCGGACGACGAGGCCGATGACGAAGAAGAGGATGAGGACGATGAGGAGGACGATTCCGGCGAGGACTACGAGGACGGCGACGTCGACCTCAAGGTGAAGCTCATCGAGAAGCCCGCAGCGACGCCCAGTACGTATAAACCGGTGTCCACTGAACAGACACAGACCGAGAAAATTAAGATCGATATCAAACTGCTCGAAAACGATAACGTGTACGACGACCTCGAACCTGATGTAGAGGTGCTGCCGTACGGCACGGAGGAGCACGGACGCTACGGCTACTTGTGGCCCATCCTGATAGCTGTGCTGGGCGCGCTGCTGCTACTAGTCGTCGTCGCCAAGGTGGTCATGATGATGTGCAGCAAGAAGAGCAAGCAGATCCGATACAACAGTGCCATAATCGCGGCGATGAGCCACCCCGGCCGCACCAAGAAGGACTGCGGGCTGGTGTACCAGCAGTTGACGGAGGACCTGACGGGCCCGCGGACGCCCAAGCTGAGCCGCTATGCGCCGCTGCACAACGTCACCGTCAACGCCGCCAACATGTCGTACGAGAGCAGTCCCTTCCACCACAGCAACATCGTGCCCGAAGCGGTCTGA